The Desmodus rotundus isolate HL8 chromosome 13, HLdesRot8A.1, whole genome shotgun sequence sequence TGTGCGCTAAGTATGCGTGTGCTCACATATGGCAAAGAGGGTAGTTAAGTATTAACAAAATCCAagtgaaaacagaattttaaagattCCAACTTGCACCCTTCCTTTAAAATCATCTCCCAAGTTGCTGGCAAGAGCTATTGCCAGGAAATAAAGCATTTTATTGTGTCAAGAAAAGGCAGCTGCATGAATTTACCTGAAGCATGAAGCTAAGGACACGTTTAGAGAATGCCTATCTTGGAATATTCTAGTCTATGAGATTGAGATTCTATCTTTGGTTTATAAATCACTGGAGCAAAGCGGGTCCCACGAGGCTTCTGATAGCTTCCTATACGTGCAGAGCGTTCCTGGGCAGTGTGTGGCCGTCCCTTGTCACCTCTGCCACCCACGGCATGGCGCTGCAGGCGTTATCAGACAAGTGCTGTGGACCCTGTGACGAGAAACTTGTCACAGGCCTAGGGACTCCAATAAGATATAAGGTGACGTTTTGTTCCaggcaggaggtggaggaagCCAATCATAGTGGCACTTTGCTGTGACAAAGCTTAGGTAGCATCTTCACTTTTCAATGTAATTGATTTTCTCTCACATTTTTCTGGTTTGCCATCAAGCTCTAACCAGAAATCTTACCTTTAAGTTCTCCCTAGTGCCttatttccccttcccctttgtcaCTAATCACAAATACATACAGGACTCCCTCAAGGAGTTGGTTCTGAATACGTTATTTTAAGTGGGGGATGGAAGTGAAACCTACAGTTGCCTCACTGCCCAGTTGCTGCCAGTCACTCAGGATTTGCTTTCAGTCCCTTTACAGTTTTCCCTCCTAGCTGCTCCCCAACACTGGAGCCCAGCTGGGGTGCACCTCCTGGAATGGCTGCGCCATGTCCCACCAAGGGTGGGTGGTGCCGAAAGTCACTCAGCCATGCATTTGAACCAATTCTGCTATTATAAACACTTTGGAAATAGAGGCTAAGCATTTATAGTTGGAGGATGTCCCCTGAGTGATTCTAatgcacattttcttatttatagcCAGGGTTTTAGTTCTACTACTTGGAACCATATTTTAGTCTGGTTTTTTACATAAaccatatttgcaaatatttgtacATAACAATAACATAGTTCTTGAAAAGCTGGACAGTTTTTTATGTCCAAAGGAATTCTCTCAGGAGAATTTGTGAATTAATGAAGCAGTGTGGAAGCATAATATAATGTATGTTTTAAGTGCTGGAAATAATGGCCCATGCCTTTCTATAGTTGGCTGTCCAGGTGGAACTACATCAAGTGTAATAGGTTAGTTTCCTGTTCTAGAAGTAGACTAgatgaaaaataagcaaacataaaAACCCCTCAGTTACTCCACTGTTAATTGGATTTGTACTGCATGTAAGGCACATGAACCAGAAATACACCCCCAGGAAACCAAAATCTCATAGGGCCTGCTGATCCGGAATTTGCCCTGAAGTGGACTTCAGAGTAAGTGGTTTAGTGGAAGCAGAGGTACAGTGCTTGCTGTGGGACGCACAAGTGCAGCCACTTCTGATTTGAGCATTTAGGTGAGGCTTTCTGGaagaatgtgggaaggagggttTCAGCTGGTAGAAATGATCGAGGAAAGGGCTTACCAGGCTAAGTGAACAGCATAAGTAAAGACACTTTTTATTTATAGTGTGTGACTAATATTTATAGTATAGTTTCCTCCTTTAGATTCTCTTGGGATGTGCGGAAAGAACCagatgtggagggagggaggctttTTCAACTCTTCGGTTCTCAGATACGATGTGGTGCTGTCTGTTCCATTGCAGTCTGATGGGGAAAATGCCTGTCAGCAAGAGTTATGGGAAATCAAAATCGGTTGCACTCACAGTATGAGAACAATGAAGTTAGCTTACATTACAGTACACTAGCTGCCAACTTATGCAGAAAAAGCCACTGAATGTAAAACCCacccttgttctttttaattatgtAGCATGAATGAAAAGGATAAATTAAGAGAAACAAGCATGTAGTAAATGATGcctaagattttttaatttttttatttgagatcaaAATAAAGCTTTTACCTTTTGACATTTGTCGTTGGATACAtgactataaaaattatttggtcCCCAATAATTTTTCTGGTGCACATATCAATAATTGCAtagatatatgaggtctgcccagaaggtatccagccatataatatgaaaaatagagacatttattgaagatacaggacacaagaaacattgtacacaggacaatgatgcttcagtccccttcaaagtaggcaccttggaacctcacagagttctcccaactgccataagctgccccattgtattttcctgaatctcagtgaCGGTCtgcaatctctttcctttcaaaggtgattttagttttgggaaaagccagaagtcagggcaccaaatctgggctgtagggggctgagtcacctgggtgatttgaagttttgccaaaaaactctgcaggagacgtgatgcgtgagcagACATgttgtcacgatgaagctgccaatcaccagttgtccatagccaAGGCCTTCTGACTCATCTGAAGTTTCCAcagaggactgttcaagcttcACGCAAAATCTgacgcagattcattgctctactttctcagtcattttgaatgtgacggccacacagtacacatgctcactcaatagcgtctaccacccccactgaccactacagtgaagtcaccattgttcatccatgtgcattccagtccactctccttggttgccaggttacatcagtgtcacacaaactgttctcactaAAGTGTCTGACTGGCCTTTCTCCAGACAGGCCTCGTATACTTATTATAGATGTTATTGCTATGTAGATACTATAGATGTGAGgtgtatagttgttcatagtattttcttacaacccGTTGTCTTTCTGTGACGTCAGTTGTTACTtagcctctttcatttctgattttatttatttgggtcctctctctttgtttcttgaggAGTATGGCTAAAGGTTCATCaatcttgttttatcttttcaaagaaccaggtcttaatttcattgatctttttaattgtttttttagtctctatgtcatttattttcttcttttattatttccttccttctgcctacTCTGGGcttttcttgtcctttttctagttcttttatcTGTAGGATTAGATTgttcatttcagatttttcttgcttcttgaggtaggcctgtattgctatggaCTTCCCTCTTAAGACTGCCTCCACTgtatcccacagattttgggttgttgtgtgttcgtTTTCATTCGTTtccagataattttttatttctttcttgatctcattggtaacccattcattgtttaataacatgccatttagtctccatgtgtttgaatgattttgagtttttttcattgtagttgatttctagttttatgccATCGttgtctgagaagatgcttgatatgatttcaaccttcttgaatttgttaagagatattttgtgtcctaacatgtggtctatctttgagaatgtaacacgtgcacttgagaagaatgtatattctgctgctttgggatacaaagttctgtatatatcagttaaatccatctgaCCTCGTGTATCATTTAAGGTCActctttccttgttgattttttatctggaagatctatccagtgATGTCAGTGgagtgttgaaatcccctactacgACTGTATTTCTGTTGGTTGCTCCATTATAGTGCACCaagacttgttttaaaaatatatatttagatgtacctatattgggtgcatacatatttaccaggtttatatcctcttgttggattggcCCCTTTAGGGTTATGTAGTGTCCTCTTTGTCTCCtgttatgacctttgttttgaagtctattttgccagatataagtactgctaccccagcttttcttttgttccatttgcatggaatactATTTTCCAACCCTCCACTTTCAGCCTGTGGGAatcatttgttctgaggtgggtctcttggagacagcatatatatgggtcatattttcttatcaatccagctaccctgtgtcttttgattggagcatttaatccatttacatttaaggctattattgtaggtacttatttattaccattttttcctttaaaaaaagattttatttatttacttttagagagtggggaagggaaggagaaagagagggacagaaacatcaatgtgtgagaggtacattggatcagttgcctcttgcatgcccccagcttggggacctggcccacaaccaaggcatgtgccctgactgggaatccaactggtgacctttcagtttgtagggcagcgcgcaatccactgagccacaccatccagggcgccatttttttctttttgactatgttcctctctctttctatttcttcttgtcaAAGCAGTTCCTTcaacatttcttgcaatgcttgcttggtggtaatgaactcctttaacctttctttgtccgggaagctctttattttaccttcagttctaaatgattgTCTTGCTGGGTGGAGTAGCCTTGGTTTCAGATCCttgctcttcatttctttgaatactttatgccaatcctttctggcctgcagtGCTGTTACTGAACCCAACCGGTAAGGGGGAGAGGACCCTACTGCGGGCCACCAACCAAGCAAATCTTCAAAGAGAgtttggtggaaaggaaaggaaccttttatttaacaattataACAAAGGTAAAAGGGGGAGAAAccaaaaatagctatttaaatatttataattatcatATAATTTGAAACAATGGCAAGTTCCTGCCTAAAATATCCAGGTAACaaaagtaaagggaaagaaaaaattcagaatatGACATCGAAAGTAGGTATTTAAATGTTTGTCATTGCAACTACTACATAGGttcaagaactgaaaaaaaaacacaagaacaaaaatctgTTTACAGTGTTAACTATTATCACCAAGGTCTTTGGAAATAATGGCAAGCTTCTGCCTGAAAGCCCATCTCCTctaagacacccaaagaaaaatcaccctgtcaCCCTCTGTCAGCCCTGTTCAAGGTTGCACCAGGAACCTCTTTTCCCAGCCAAAACTGTCATAAACgtaggtggcttagctggtttcCAGTCACTGTCCAGCCTCAGGCATTTTGGAGTCCATGTGTCCAGGCCTCCTACCCACGTCGGGCTGTCCTCTTGCTCCCGTCGCTCACAGACCCACCCTGGCACCTGCTGGCTGGCTCCCCACCAGAGGAGAGGCTCGGGAACTGCTGGTGGGGCCAGGTCTGTGCTGTGCAGGGGAGGCGCGCGGGGACTGCCGCTGACAGCCCTCACTCCATTGAGCTGCCaagccccttctcttccctcttatTAACCCTAATGTCCAGAGCCCAGGAGGAGCATTGTTTCTGCTGGCTccttccccgccccacccccccccgACCAATCACTCCCACCAGGATCCCTTGCATGCCCCAGCGTGTGTTCCCCTGATTGCCAGGGCGATGCATGCATGTGCTGCTCAAGCCCTTCCCCATTTCTAGGGGTGGGGTCCTCCAttacaatgtttctgttgagaaattggCTGACGCCTTATGGGAATTCCCATATAGATAATTAAATgcctctctcttgctgcctttaagattctctgcttttaatatttgcatttcaattgtgACGTGTCTCGgtgtggatctctttgggttcatcttgattgggactctctgtgcttcctggacttgtgttgactttttccttcaccaggttagggaagttttctgttgtCAAAGAagttatttcttcaaagaagttcttgatcccttgctcacttttGTTCTCCTGGTATCCATATGATGCTGAtcttgttacatttcatgttgtcccaaagtccCCTTAAACTACCCTCACgcttttaattcttctttctttttgcttctctgattgaatgttttttttctacttggtcTTTCAATTTGCTGATTCGATCCCTTGCTTCATCCAGCCTACtgcttattccttccagtatgttctttatttcagatatgttATTAATTTCTGACTGGTTACTTTTCATGGCTTCTACGCCCTTTTTAATGCAGTTGAGCATCCTTGCAACCATTTACTTTGAACTCTtatttgatagattgcttgcctccattgcatttagctctttttctagagattcatcctgttctttcatatggggtctgtttctttgtctcctgtttcGGCTGTCTCTTATATTTGTCTCTGTGCgttagatctgctatgactcctagtcttcatggggtggccttACATAGTAGGCagcctgtgggacccagtggtgtggtctccttgatctcctgagctgggtgcCTAGGAATGCTCCTTGTATGGGTTTTGTGGGCCCATTTGTTGTaactgagccttgattgctgttggcctgtTGGCGTGTGGGGTCACCCCTCAGACTGGCTGGCTGTGAAGTTCATCCCTGACCGTGGTGTGAGCTGCTGTGCAGATGGAGTCTCAGCACGGTTTCTTCTGCAAGTCCTTGGTTATCAAACTCCTCCTCAGCCATTTGTCAGCCGGTCCTTCAGGGTGACTGTTCCCCAGTTTAGTTGTGTTTCCTCTTGGCTCTGGGAGGAGGCAGACACAAGATCCACCTCTTCCACTGCCATCTCGAAAAGTCCTGCGGCATAAGTTCTGTCggatttatttctaagtatttggtATTGCTATcacacttttctttatttaaatttcattttctaactaTTTGTGGTTAGAATCTCTAAATACACTTGAGCTTTGTATGTCAACATTTGGCAACCTTGCTAAGCTTACACATTTCAATAATTCCATAGTAAATCATCTACAGTTCCAGGGGTCCACAAATTATGGCCTATGGGTCAATGCCAGCCAAAGGCTTATTTGTACAGGTCCCACAAGCTAAGGTTGTTcttgcattttaataaattattgtaaaaaaagcaaaacaaaacaagtacaAAAAATATTGTATAGAAACAGTATATAGCCTACAAAGCAAGAACATTTCAAGTCTTGCTCTTTACAAACAAGAGTTTTCTACGATTCTAAAtttgcatgttttatttctttgcttgtaTTGATTGCATTGGCTAAAATCTCCAGTATAATGTTGAAGAGAAATGGTGGTAAGCTGGGATTTTAAGTTTTCCCCCCTTATCTCAAAGGAGAAgctattaacattttataattgtgatgtttattttagatttttctgtagTGCTCTttaaatagaacaaataaaaattccattctttcctaattttctatgatatttaaatcaaaagaaaaaatcagacaACACAGAAATTGAGCTTGCGATGGTCCTAGGCGGTTGACACGGAGGGAGAGTATTTATAAGTTAAATTCTCTTAGGAAGTTTCTCAGGCAGCGTCCATTTCCTCATTCTAGCACTGTTTCCATATTTTTCACTTTCAGTCCTTGTTTAGCCTGTGATTGCTTTCTCTCGTTCAATATCCTCTCCCTTTGCTAATTAAAATCCTTAGAAGTAGATTCTTCAAATTAAGATGTAAGAACCCAGTGAAGTTTGGTTTCAAAAAAACATGTGACAAAAGTATATTGATAAACTTATAACTGTGTTCTACAGTAGAAATAACAAGGAGAAAATAtgcttgtttattgatttattcatgTAAAATTTACTAAACATTTAATTGAGACTTCTGGAAGCCAGCAaagctatttttacattttcatgttaATCTTTGCAGGTATTTAGATTAACCAGATAATCTTAGATAGGTTATTCTAGAAAGCTGCTGTAATTTTGAGTTCTGTTTATTTGGGGTGTACAAGTTATTTTTTATGCACTACCTTCTCAATCTTATAAGTGTTTTATTGACAATGCAATCTCTAACACTGCTCAAAACATGCACTAATTTTTTGAAagacatttcatttaatttagtCCCATTTTAGTgtccctttaaaaattttaactgatGACTCCGGAAATTCAGCCAAGAGTGTTGTATCAAAAACTTGCTTGAATTTATCTAAAAATTCATAATCGGTGCTGAATCTGAACTTGTTTGCCCAGAGCAGCACAGTCCCGGGACGGCAAAGGTATACCATGGTGCTGAGCAGCTTGTCCAGATAGTAATGGTGGTAGACCACATCAGAGGCCAGAACGTAATCAAAGTGAAAAGTTGACTTGGGGAAGTTTTGTTCCAGGCCTTCTCCCCACACCAGTTCTTTCACCTCGGGCAGATGCGCCGTACGTTTTAGCGTGTTCTTTAAGAGGTTGTACTGAAGGTTTCCTAGGACATCAGGCAGATCTGTTGCTGTGACTTGAGCTcctaagagagaaagagaaaaagggtaaCGATTACCTGGGAACATTGGGGCACTTGGAGTGGACCTACACTCTCAGGAAGAAACCAAAGCAATAGAGCTGGGCTCCTCACCCTCGGCCCTAGTGACATACGGGCTGGACGTACTTGACATAATTCCACTGGACAATTCCTTCCGGGGCACAGGTGGGGCTGCCCTGTGCTCTGTAAGGTGTTTGGCAGCTTCTCTGGACCCCACCCACTAGAtgacagcagcccctccccacccaagtTACATTTATCTGAaggttttatcttttcttacaTGAA is a genomic window containing:
- the LOC112321391 gene encoding protein-lysine methyltransferase METTL21C-like, whose translation is MDVCLGSEQQPGHLQEGLGSPDGWFEAEETPQKDGTRGPAGDVNNIEPSLQSLQKFVPADYASYTQEYYRFAGEKIVVQESIESYGAVVWPGATALCQYLEEHAEELNLQDAKILEIGAGPGLVSIVASILGAQVTATDLPDVLGNLQYNLLKNTLKRTAHLPEVKELVWGEGLEQNFPKSTFHFDYVLASDVVYHHYYLDKLLSTMVYLCRPGTVLLWANKFRFSTDYEFLDKFKQVFDTTLLAEFPESSVKIFKGTLKWD